The genomic region attaaccagtATGTTGTCCGGTTTTAAATCCATATGAGCTATTGGAAATGGCTTGTGTTTGTGAAGGTATAAGAGGCCACTCAAGATCTGCTTTCCAAAGTCCCAAACTTCAAAATTAGAAGACCTTCCCTTTCACGGTTGATGGAATTGGTAACATATTGTTGTAGTTTGCTTGAGATAAAGTGCATGATGAGGTAATGACGACCTATGGGGATTACCTCACCATTGGAATCAGTCTGGAGTTCATTAGTTTGACCAAAACCTCTAAACTCAACCACGTGATCATGAGTCAGAGACCTACATAATATGCAAAATTCATGATGCAtgccacatgtacacacacgcacacacacacactcgcgcgcgcgcacacacacacacacacacacacacacacacacacacacacacacacacacacacacacacacacacacacacacacacacacacacacacacacacacatgtactgaCACACATCACAAATGGGGTTTACCCGTACCAAACCTTTAACACTGCCATGTCTTGTGTTCCAAACAAATTTTATCTATCATTTATCTCTCCTATACCAGatttgcaacacacacacaacatacgaACTGATTGCTTAGTTTAATTGACTTTGTGTATAACAATCACAGTGTCCAAACATGTCTCATATATATGACACATACAATATACATAAAACAATAATGAATCAACGTTATCATGCAGAaaaaacacaaatatataaatctaTTAACATCAACTtcatataaattatttaatacaGATATAtctaaattaatgtattgtgcCACAGTTAAATGATATTGTATTACTTCAGTAGTCGACCCTCAGCGATTGACTCCTCTAATTTGACGTCATCATTCAGAAGTTTGATGGCAACCTTGCTCCCTATGTACGACCCTTGATACATTTTTGAGAAATGCccatttgtcttcaactttATCCATCGAGGTGAATCAAAATCACTTTGCTCAATAACTCCCAACTGAGAAACTATAAAAgacaattgatatcaattaaatatttttaagaTATTTAAATGTTTTGTACAAAGGCTGGGATTTTGTGTACCTGCGCTATTTTTCCAGACGTTTAGTGTGTCTACCAGCTGCTCTGCTTCGCCTCCAACGAGGAAATCATTGGGACGTGGTCGGGTGGTGAGTTGTCGCTTGTTTTTAGCTTGCCTAGTTGCTCTTTGATTTCTGACGCATTTTCAACTGCTCTCTTGATGTCACTGAGAGTCATTGACACTGAAAGCTCTTGTAGGTCGTCACGTACGTTTGAGCTCATGATTAATCGCCTTGCTTAGCCAGACCGTTTGAGGGTGCGCGGCATGTGTGATTGGTCACAATTTGTTGATTGCCCAGTTGCTGGTTAGGTAATTATGGAAAGTGGCAAATTTCTAATTATCTATTTGTGAGTTCATATTTGCTAACAAGAAGAATGTGTTGGTGCAATGTGATGATTGCaatggtttaattaaattacacaattaaattaaataagcATTTAGACTGTTGTGATTGTGATAAAATAATATCTGGTTAATTCAATTAATGGTAGTCTAACTATTGTATTGTTCTTCATGTAGATGTTTCTTGCTATAGtttgagtttgtttgctgctgATTTTGGTTATCTAAGATAGTAAGCATGGACCAGTCCTTTAGTTTGGAGATGTCAATCAATTGTATGTGACTACACATTTATATCTAGTTGCCTAGCAAATCTGTGTTTTgttaatattttttaaattgtaatatatttattgctATCAATGTGTAACTGTGTTAGATAGCAGCAAGTGTTGATTCGCAgcacaaatatataaatagccctattaattaatatgacgACAAAATGCATGCTCGTCTAATAAATGCAGTCTCGCGTAgcgaaaaggggaggggctgcgTTCGGAAACGCGAGGTCATTAGAACCACGCCATTTTGTGACTTGAGTACATTTGTTTACCAGCTAGTTTTACGCATTACGTGAGTTCTATTTTATTTCGCTGTTTAGCATCGAGTGAATTGTTCTGTTTGCTCAGTATCTTATCATGGCCAAGAGTATGGCGGCACTAGCAGAAGAACAAGAAAACGACGTCAATGATGACGCCAGTCCGTGGCCTCCTAGAGACCACGAGGTGTTTGAAATACTACTAGAAAAGATGAGACCCCTGCACATACTAGACAAGCTGTACGACGAGGGATTGATCACGAAAGACGAGTGGATAGAGTTGCAAATTGTAAAAACTGAAAGAAAGAATGTTGAAAAGCTTATTGGTGTCATACTACCAAGAAAGTCACTCTCACGAGACGTATTTCACAAGGTCTGTATCATACTGAAGAACACAAATAGCCAGGAAGAGGTGGCCGACATACTGCTCCAATACGCCCGCATGTTGTGTCCGTCACTCCAACAGAGTACCAAAGCGGCGTATGTATGGATTGCTACACATAAAGAGGATCTTTTGCGAATAGTAAAGGAGCTTGTAGTTCCAGTGTTTCGTCAAGAGCTTAACATTTTGAAGGAGAATATCTCTTTCTTTCCATCATGGGGTGTAGCAGATTGTCAACCAGAGTCAAGAAGCGATACTGCCGCGCAGATGGTAGTTTTCGATAATTTTTTTGTACGAGTGATATTGAGAGGTATCACGGTAGCTGAGTTTGAGTTTGAGACAGCAAAGGAAATTTTTATTGCTGTGATTGCTGACACGTTTAATGTACCGCATGCTGATATCGAAAGAGGGCTTAGAGTTTCTTCGTTGGAGAGTGTGGGTGTAAGTCAGAATGGTGGGCTAGGGATGTACCGTGATCGCTGTGAAGAAATATTGGAATCTGAGAACAAACTGCCACAATTGACTCAAGTTGATATCGATATCGGAGGACTTCCAGTCTGGTCTCTACCCCTATCTTCGCCAAGTGATGGTGACTTGAAGGTAAGGCGCATTTTGATGTAATCTCTAAACGTGTACACATTAGCCAACAATCTTGGTTTTGTGTAGGAACAGTTACAAAAGCTGGTTGAGTTTGATTGTGTGTTACCCAGTCTCCTGATGGATCAGATGTATCACAATGGGGTCGTGACAGCCGATAAATATCTTGAATACACCAGTTGTGAAGACAGCAGAAGTGAATCGGAGAAAGCCGTAGATTTTATAAACAAATCGAACAGAGAGCGTCTTGAGTCTCTTCGTAGAGTTATTCAAACAAGTGAGAGTCATATCCTTGCAGACGAGATTCTAGGTTTGTTCTCCAAAGGCGACAGAGCATCGGTGTTGTCTTCTCAGAAATCATTTAGCACTAAGCGAACCCTTAGTTTGCCTTACCCTGGTCGCTACAAACACGTTCAAATCTACGTTGGTAAGCACTGCGACGTTGTTGTTGAACTGCATCGCAAAAAGttgttgaatttgtttgaAGTGAAGTTCGGTATTCAAAAAAAGAAGTGGAAAATGGATGAAATTATTGACTCTTCAATGCACAGAGGTCGACACGTGTCTatagacaacaacacaatagtttttgtctgtcagagGTACAAAATAATTGCTTTTGAAATGGAACACTCTTCTTACGACAATACGTTTGCTCAAGTCAAAGCAGAAGCTTTGCAGAAGGTGTTGTGTGAAACGCTACATATTTCATTTGACTCAGTAAAGATATGTAATGCTTTCGAAAGGTCGGAAACTTGGGTGTTGTTTTTATTACCTCTTGATGTTGTTTTTCGGCTAATGACCGGTGTCCTTGATATCATTCAGTCAAAGGGAATAGACAGAAATCTGTCGCTTTTTCTTCCAAAAGTAACCGCCGTGCGCATGTACGTTGGAGGGTTGCCATCCTTGCCACTGCGTTCTATCCGTCGTATAGATGGTGACTGGTCTAATACCGGGGCAGCCATCGCCATACCCGGATATGTAAGCCACGTGCTTGTGTGCAGATCAT from Corticium candelabrum chromosome 10, ooCorCand1.1, whole genome shotgun sequence harbors:
- the LOC134185202 gene encoding uncharacterized protein LOC134185202, giving the protein MLCPSLQQSTKAAYVWIATHKEDLLRIVKELVVPVFRQELNILKENISFFPSWGVADCQPESRSDTAAQMVVFDNFFVRVILRGITVAEFEFETAKEIFIAVIADTFNVPHADIERGLRVSSLESVGVSQNGGLGMYRDRCEEILESENKLPQLTQVDIDIGGLPVWSLPLSSPSDGDLKEQLQKLVEFDCVLPSLLMDQMYHNGVVTADKYLEYTSCEDSRSESEKAVDFINKSNRERLESLRRVIQTSESHILADEILGLFSKGDRASVLSSQKSFSTKRTLSLPYPGRYKHVQIYVGKHCDVVVELHRKKLLNLFEVKFGIQKKKWKMDEIIDSSMHRGRHVSIDNNTIVFVCQRYKIIAFEMEHSSYDNTFAQVKAEALQKVLCETLHISFDSVKICNAFERSETWVLFLLPLDVVFRLMTGVLDIIQSKGIDRNLSLFLPKVTAVRMYVGGLPSLPLRSIRRIDGDWSNTGAAIAIPGYVSHVLVCRSSGAYLVNVESNEVEEAKGDNLDVLKDCTALVSVGDKMYAFGCRLYEVTYRRLDSSFRCIQLGDKDWSGTLTACRYGNAILAVKKRTLMFGLITLPHPDFCYVNVNTGEFQVLLADHDGCREVYALANVVDDEGKDNVIAICHFLWKVNITVINGVATHLFTTKLSRSWLGRLGGLAANKFYGGLLFPSFDLVDALDCVSGRTWQFTRSAAVHKKTVYVATNSDYLSRNVLGGLFRVDPFSCGAYWTVYKGLDIHTVVDANRYLVVFTTDELYVLDVD